AGTGGAAGCTGGGCGGCGAGGATCCCGAGGCCTATCAACTGGTGGAAAAGCTGCCCGTCCAGTACAACATCGGCCACATCACCGCCGCCGAGGGTGACACCGTCAGCCCGGATGGACTCTACGTGGTGGCCCTCAACAAGTGGGCGGTGGACCGCTTCGCTCCCGTGGGGCCGCTGCTGCCCCAGAACGAGCAGCTCATCGACATCAGCGGCGACGCCATGAAGGTCATCTATGACATGCCCATGGGTATCGGCGAGCCCCACTACGCCCAGATCATCAAGGCCGACAAAATTCAGGCCTGGAACACCTACCCCGAGGTGGGCTGGGACCCGGTGGCCCAGGCGCCGTCCGAGTTCGCCACCAAACCGGGCGAAGAGCGCATCGAGCGCAACGGCAACCAGGTGGAGGTCTTCATGACTGCGGTCCGCTCTCACTTCACGCCGGAGCGGGTGATGGTCAAGAAGGGTGACCACGTGATCTGGCACATCACCAACATCGAAACGGCCCACGACGCCACCCACGGCTTCCAACTGGGTGGCCACAACGTGAGCCTGAGCCTGGAACCCGGAGAGACGGCCACCTTCGAGCTGGACGTGGACCAGGACGGCACCTTCACCTTCTACTGCACCGAGTTCTGCTCGGCGCTGCATCTGGAGATGGCCGGCTACCTGCTGGTGGAGCCGTAGTCGGGACAGGGCAAGCCCTGTCCGTGGGCGCAGCAAGAAGCGCCCCTACCTTTGGCTGAAACGTCGGAACAGATTCGCCACGTCCGACCCCGGTGGAGGGGCACGATGGCCCCTCCACCCCCTGCCGGGCCGCCGAAAAGGAGCAGGACAATGATGGCAGATCGGATTGAACAGATTCTCGGCCCCCGGATTCCACCGGAGGAGCTCCACGCCCATCGCAGCCGGTACCTGCTGCCCACCCTCTTTATGATGGCCGCAGCGGTGCTGCTCATCGCGTCCATCTTCATGCCCTACTGGTCGCTGACCCTCCACGCGCCCCAGTATCCCCAGGGGTTGACCATCCAGGCCTATCTCAACCGGCTGGAGGGGGATGTGCGGGAGATCGATGGGCTCAACCATTACATCGGCATGCGCCCCCTGAACGAGGCCGCCACCTTCGAGCGCTCCATCTCCATCATCGGCGTGGTCGCCATCGCCCTTTTGCTGCTGGCCACCGTCTTCGTCCACACCCGGTGGGCGGCCCTGCTGGCCCTGCCGGCGCTCCTCTTCCCCCTCATCTTCCTGGCCGACCTCCAGTACTGGATGGCCAATTTCGGCCAGAACCTGGACCCCAGGGCGCCCCTGTCCAGCAGCGTCAAGCCCTTCGTGCCGCCGGTGCTCTTTGAAGGGCGCATCGCCCAGTTTCGCACCTGGGCCGTGCCGGATGTGGGCCTGTGGATGGCCACCGCGGCCTCCGTGTTGATCCTCATCGGCCTCTGGTTCCACCGTCGGGCCTATAAGCCCCTGGTGGAGGCCCAGGAACACCAGCCGACATCAGCCCGGTGAGGAGGAGCATCATGCGTTGGCTCGTTGGCCTGGCCCTGCTACTGGCCGGCTTCGCCCCCAGGATGGCCGTGGCGGCAGACGCACCCTTCGACCTGCAGGCCGCCCTGGCTGCGGCCCAGCCAGGCGCCACCATCCAGATCCCGGCCGGGGTCTACCCGGGGCCCCTACACATCGACAAGCCTGTCACCCTGGAAGGCGTGGACTGGCCCATCATCCAGGGGGATGGCCAGGGCGACGTGATCACGGTGACCGCGGCCCACGTGACCCTGCGGGGCCTGGTCATCCGGGGCAGCGGCACCTCCCTGGATCGGGAAGACGCCGCCGTCACCGGCCTGGCCCCCTACCTGACGGTGGAGAACTGCCGCATTGAGGACGCGCTCTTTGGCGTGTACCTGAAGCAGGCATCCCACGGCATCATCCGCGGCAACGTGATCCAGGCCAAAGATCTGCCCATGGCCCGGCGGGGGGACGGCATCCGGGTCTGGTACAGCGATCATAGCCTCGTGGAAGGCAACACGGTCGTCGGCAGCCGGGACGTGGTTATCTGGTTCGCGCCGGACAGTGTCATCCGCCACAACCGGGTCTACGCCAGCCGTTACGGCCTCCACTTCATGTTCAGCGACAATCAAGTGGTGGAAGGAAACTTCCTCGCCGAAAATTCCGTGGGCGCGTTTCTCATGTACGGGCGGGGC
This genomic interval from Litorilinea aerophila contains the following:
- a CDS encoding cytochrome C; the protein is MMADRIEQILGPRIPPEELHAHRSRYLLPTLFMMAAAVLLIASIFMPYWSLTLHAPQYPQGLTIQAYLNRLEGDVREIDGLNHYIGMRPLNEAATFERSISIIGVVAIALLLLATVFVHTRWAALLALPALLFPLIFLADLQYWMANFGQNLDPRAPLSSSVKPFVPPVLFEGRIAQFRTWAVPDVGLWMATAASVLILIGLWFHRRAYKPLVEAQEHQPTSAR